The Terriglobia bacterium DNA segment TTGAGTCTGCCGGACACCGTTCGGGTCCGCCTGTTCTCGACGACCCAGCCCTCCGAGCTTCGCCTGACGACTGCCGGCGGAGAGAGCATCCTTATCAATGCCCGTCAAACAACGCTTCCCTTCCGGAGTGCGGGTCCCGTCACGATTCAGACCGTCGGTGGTAAACCGATCCGGCTTCAGTATCCTCTGGAGATTACGGCCGACCACGGTGTTCTGGTTATCGTCAATGAGATCCCGTTCGAAGAGTATGTCGCTGCCGTCCTCGCCGGGGAGTCTCTCAGTTTCAAGTCGGATGAATCGTTGAAGGCGATGGCCGTCGCCGTGCGGACCTATGCCGCGCATTTTCTGAACCGCCACCAGCGGGAGGCTTTCAACTTCTGCGATACGACGCATTGCCAGGACTTTCGCATCACGGCCGTCACGGAACGGCTGCGCAAAGCTGCCAACGATACCCGCGGGGAAGTTCTGCTGTACGACTCCCAGCCGATTACCGCCTATTATCACGAGGATTGCGGCGGGATTACCGAAGCTCAAGGTCCATATCTGCAACAGCTGAAAGATCCATTTTGCGTTTCCCGCGGCAGGAAACAGTGGACGGCCGAATTGACTGCTGCGGACATCCAATCCGTTTTCGGCCTGAGCGGCGCAACCGCGATCGAGATCGCCGGGCGAACCAATTCGGGGCGGGTTCAAAAACTCCGGATCACAGGTAATGAGACGCGGGTCATGACTGCGGAGGCGTTCCGTCTGGAGTTCGGCAGGAAACTCGGCTGGGACAAGATCCGAAGTGATCTCTACGAAATTCACAATTCCGAAGGCCGGTTCCGTTTTGATGGATTCGGCGCGGGACACGGTATCGGGTTATGCCAGGACGGAGCGGCCGTCATGGGCGAGCAAGGGTTCACCCATCAACAGATTCTGGCTTATTACTATCCCAACACGCAGCTCACACGCCTGGGTATCTGAGTTGCTGAGGAGCGGTCATGCGAGAGAAGCTGCGCTGGACAGTTCCAATCATTCTGGCAGTGGTAACGGGTGTTGCCCTCGTCTCGATTGTCCGCGCCCGGCGCGCCATCGAAGAAGCGCGGGCCGATGTCACGCGGTCCGCGATCGCGTTCGATGTGCATCCGTTCTCGGCTTCGAGGCCGGCGATGATCGATCCTTTGCCCGCGCCCCCGGATTTCCGCGCCGCGCAATTCTTCCATAACTCACTCTATATCGCGGGTTCAGGCGGGCTTTGGATATACGATCTCACCGGAAATCTTCAGAAGACCTATGAAACCGGGCTCGATCTGCCTCCATCGCCCTTGGTTGCCGTGGCTGTCGGGACGGTCGCCGGCGACGCGGAGCCGAAGCTTTGGCTCGCGACGGCAAATGCAGGCATCCTTTCGTTCGACGGGGAGCGGTTCTCGCAAATCCGCCTTCAGAACAATGGATTGGTGAGGGGCCTGGGAAACCCCACATCCTTATTAATCCTGCCCACAGGACTTCTGCTGATCGGCTTCTCTGAAGGCGGCGTCATCCGGTACGACGGCGCGACCCTTGCGCCGCTCCATCCGGACCTTCGAAACATCCCGGTGACGGTTCTTGCCGGAACCGAGGGAGACCTGTGGGTTGGAACTCGCGATCGTGGAGTCATGCACCGGCAAGCGGGGACCACGGAAATATTCCAGGACCAGACGGGTCTTCAGGACAATCGCGTCCTCTCGATAGCGGTGTTCGGAGAGCGGGCTTTCGTTGGAACGCCGGTCGGCGTTACGGAATTCCAGGACGGAAAGCCGCTCCGCAAACTTGCCGATGGCATCTTCAGCCAATCGCTGCTGGCGGCCGGCAACAGTCTGTTCGTGGGAACGGTCGACGCCGGCATCGTCGAGGTCCGTCTTCAGAACGAACGGCCGCAAGCCTTAATTCCGGCTTCGGACTTGGAGCCGCGCGCGGTCCGGCATTTTATGGAGGCTGACGGGAAGGCTTTCGCGCTGACTGCCGGCGGTCTTTTTGAACGCGAACCTGGCGCCGGGGTATGGAACCGGCGCATCAACATTCCCGGGTCGCGCTGGACCGACCGCAACATCTCGGCCTTGTCGGTCGATCCGGACGGCAGGCTGTGGATCGGCTACTTCGACCGTGGCATCGATATCGCCGGGACGGACGGCAGCCTGAATGTCACCCATGTCGAAGACGATCAGATCTTCTGCGTCAACCGCATCGTCCAGGACTCCTACCGGAACATGACCGTCGTCGCTACAGCGAACGGGATCGCGCTGTTCAATCCCCAGGGCAAGATCTTGAAGCGGATACGCGAAGCAGACGGCCTCATCTCTAACCACGTCAGTGATGTCGCTGTCCGGGCGGACGGGCTCGCGGCGGCGACGGCGGGTGGCGTGACATTCCTGGACGCTCGCGGCCCGGAGTCCATCTACGCATTTCACGGCCTGGCGAATAACCACGTTTACACGCTCGGGCTGAACGGTTCGCAGTTGATGGCGGGGACGCTCGGCGGGTTATCTGTTATCGAAGACGGTTTTGTCCGTAAGAGCTATACAACGGCCAATTCCCAGTTGAAGCAGAACTGGATTACGGCGGTCGTCCGGGTGAATGACTCCTGGTTTATCGGCACTTACGGTGGTGGCGTAATGGAGCTTGATTCCCATGGACAGTGGTCCGAATTCCCGGATTTTCCGGCTCAAATCGTGGTTAATCCGAACGCTATGCTGGTGGCCGGCAATCATGTCCTGGCCGGAACGCTGGATCGCGGACTGTTTGTCTATAACATCCCGGACCACCGCTGGACTCCGATGACGGACGGGCTCCCTTCGTTAAACGTGACGGCACTGGCCCAATCCTCGGGCAATCTCTTTATTGGAACGGACAACGGCATCATTCGAATGCCGATCGAAAGGCTTACTCCATGAGGGCCTGGCTTATCTTCCTGCTCGTTTTGCCTCTGGCCGCGGCGGACTCCGGCGTGCTCGTTCCTGGAAACCGCAATACTCCGGATCCTGCGATCCTGTCTCTGGAAGAGATGACGATCAACATCGCGATCGACAATGGCACGGCGCGTGTGTCGGTGAGAGAAATCTTTGCGAATCACACGAATCAGAACCAGGAAGGAACGTACAGTTTCGCTCTGCCGGTCCGGGCGCTGCTTTCGGACTTCGCGGTCTGGGATGAGCTGACCCGAATTCCCGGAGTCATCCTCGAACGGAAGCGGGCCAACGAAATCTATGACCAGCTTCGATCGCAAACCATCGACCCGGGTCTCCTTGAAATGGGAGAACGCGGCGCCGAGGAAGCGGCTCGCAGTGCAGAATTCACGGCTAAAGTCACGCCGATACCAGCGCGAGGGACCAAGCGGGTCGAGATGGAGTACAACGAGCGGCTTCCGGTCGAACAACTGTCCAGCGTATTATCCGTGCCTTTGAAGCCAGACGCTTATCAGGCGCAGGTCGCCGGACGGCTGGAGATCAATATCAATGTTCTTTCGGACCGGCCGATCCAGACCTTTGAAGGTATCGCCAAGGCGTATCCGTTAAAGATCGACGAACGCACTCCGAATCGCATTCGGGCGTCTTTTTCCGGCAACCGGGTCGCGCTGACTGAAGATCTCGGCGTCAAGTACACTTTCGATCCAGCCACGGCGGATTCACTTCGGGTCCTGACATACCGGAATCCTTCGGATATGCCTGCGACCGGGTTTTTCCAGGTCTCCTCACTCTTCGGCTCCGGCGCAAATGCTCCGGATGCGGCAAATTCCAATCCCCGCACGGTCGTCCTCGCTTTCGATTCGTCGCTCTCGATGCAGTGGAACAAACTCGACAGCAGCTTTCAGGCGTTCGAGACGGTGCTGCATGCTCTTCGCCCTCAGGATCAATTCAACGTGGTCCTGTTTAATTCCGATGTATCGCTGTTCGCGACCTCGCTTCAGCCGGCGACGGCGGATCAAATCGAACATGCCCTCGCGTTTGTAAAGCAAAGCCGCCTGCGCGGCGGCACGAATCTCGGAACAGCGCTGGAACGGGCGCTGGGGCAGGCAGGCCCGAACTCCTACGTGGTGCTCTTCACCGACGGCGGCGCGACCCAGGGTTCCATCCGGAATTCCAGGCTGCTTTCGGCATTTAACGCGCAGTGGAACAAGGTTCCGGCCACTCAGCGGCCGCGCATGTTCGTGTTCGCCGTCGGCGATGACGCGAATCTGCCGCTATTGAAGCAACTGGGCAGCGATAACGGGGTTTTCGAATGGGCTCGAAGCTCCGAGCCGATTGATTTCAAGATCCAGCAATTTATTGCCAAGATCGGCCGGTATCCGATCTCGTCGCTGCGCCTTTCGGTCGCGCCTGCTTCGGATACCGATATGGTTTATGCGCTCGAGCCTTCCGTGTTCGGCGGCTCCCAGCAGGTATGGATCGGAGAGTATAAAAAGCCGGTGTCGTCCGCGAAGTTCACCGCAAGCGGGCAGCGGGACGGCAAGAACCTGACGCTTACCGCGAATGCGCCGCTGCCGGCGGATGCGACCGATCACGACTTGCTTCCCCGGACCTGGGCAAAAGGCGCGCGTCGATGCCCTGTTGGAAAAGATCAATCAAAACGGCGAAGACAAGGCATCTATAGATGAAATCATTCGCCTATCGCGGAAGTACAAGTTCGTCACGCCATACACATCATTTCTCGCCGCACCGCGATCGCTGTTGCGGCCGCGATTGATCCGGCCCGGCGATCCGGTCCTCCGGGTGAAGACGGATCCGTCGATCCAATCGGTGGTGGCGGTTTTTCCGTTCGGGTTGGTGAAACCGCTGAAGTACCTGAAGGATGAGGATATCTGGCAGACGCGATTTCTGGCGCCTCCCGACACGCCGGACGGAACGCACGCGGTGGAGCTTGTGCTGCGGGACACGCGCGGCAATGCATACCGCGAACAGAAGAGCTTCATTATCGCAAGCAAGCCTCCGATCGTCCGGGCAAAGCTGGACCGCGCGAGCTACAGACGGGGCGAAGGGGTGCGGTTGCAGGTCAGCGCTTCAGCAACGACACGCACGATCGTGGCGAGAGTGTATGGAGTCGCGCCGGTCCGGCTGACCTGGAACGCCGAAGCGCGGTCCAACACCGGAGAATTTCGAATCCCGGATACGCTGCCGGCCGGCCAATACACGCTGACTGTCTCGGCTGAGGACTTTGCTCACAATATCGGAACCCAGGAGGTGAACCTTGTGGTCCTTCCTTAAGATAGGCTTCACACAAAAAGTCGTCGTGAGCGACCCCCTGCCCGCCGCTTCGCGGCTGGCTCTCCCCCTGTATCAGGGGGAGAGTCGCTTGACTGTCCCCCTTGGAAAGGGGGACAGTCGCGAAGCGGCAGGGGGTCGCTCACACGCCATGTCGAGATCGATTGTTCGGGTATCCGCGCTGATCGCGCTGCTCGCCCTCACCGCATACGCCGAAGCCCCCTCCTGGGTCCAGTGGCTGCCGGCAAGCTCGCCTGCCATGGCCATTCTCTACCGTATGGTTCCCTCACTCGCAGGACCGGTACCGGTGCGGCGCCCGCCCGCTGAAACCGCGGCTCAACTTGCGCTGATCGGCCTGAGAAATCCGTCCGATACCGAAGTCATCGCGCTCTCGGCGCGGGAGTATGAAGCTCAACTCGATTTCAGCAATGCCGAAGCCCGTTGGAAGCTGCTGGACTCCGTCTCTCCGGATCGAGCTGGTAATCAGATCCAATTGGCCGATTACTACCATCGCCGCCTGCAACCCGAACCGGAACTGCAGGCGCTGACATCTGCAGAAATGCTTTCTCCTGCGACCGATGACCCGCTGAAGGCCGAAACGGAGCAGCGCGCCTGGAAATTGCACGAACGCGCACAGCAGTTGATCCAGGCGGAAGCCATGCCCGCCGTCAGCGCAATCCAGGACTATGAATCCTGGATTGCAAAGTATCCGGCCGCAGAAGCCCTGCAGCGCCGGTACTTCGAATTTCTGTTGAGCAGCGGCATGATCGCCAAAGCCGAAGAGGTCCTGAAACAATACGAGAACGCCTTCCCCAATGACCGGTCCTCGATCGTTCACGAACGGGCACGACTTGCCGAAAAGCGGGGCACCAAGGGAGGTGCGATTGCCGTTTACGACACCGCATACGACGCCCTCTGGCCCGAGGACCTGCTCAACGACTATTTCAAGCTGCTCGACGATTCACATCGATCCTTCGAGTTCTACCAGAACGCCCGCCGCGCCGCGATCAGCCGGCCGCTGGATCTGAACCCGGCGACACGCTTGTTTCACTACTTCCGAAGGCAGGGTGACATGAACGCGGCGCGCCGGGAACTCTCGGAATTCCGCGCGCGGAAAGAAGCGGCGAAAGCCCAGTGGAAAGCGCCGGAACTGAACATCCTCGCCAGGCTGTCCGACTCGGTGAATGACTACGACGAAACCATCCGCTATGCCTACGCCTTGTATTCGCTGCCGGGAAGCGACAACGCCTCCGCCGAAGCCGCGGTCGTTGAGATCATCGGTGTGCTGCTGAAGGCTCCGGACCAGCCGATCCGATTCGGACGAGGGGACTTGTCCTTCTACCATGACATCGCGACGATCGACTCGTCTCCGGGCTTCCTCAACGGCATCCTTTCCCTGGTTTTCAATTCGCAGTACCCGGACGCTCAGTTCAGGACACAAGAAAGGAAAAGCGAAACTTACTTTCATCGGGCAAAAGCAGCCGAGCTCTATAAGTTACTGTCGGATCGCTTTCCGAACGCATCACAGCGTTCCGAACTCCTCTCACGGCTCATCGAAAGCTATGCCGGATATGGAGAGGATGAAGCCATCATCCGGCAAGGGAACGCTTTTATCTCCGAGTTCCCCAACGCGGAACAGCGGACAAAGGTTGCGCTCCAGGTAGCGGATGCGTATGCCCGGCGGAAGCAAGTGGCCGACGAACTCGGCATTTACGACCGCCTGCTGCGCGAACTTGCGGCGAAAGCCCGGCAGGTTCCGCTCGGCAGCGGCCAGCAGCCGCGCTCTCCCGAATATGCCCAGGTTCTACAGCGGTATCTCTCGCGGCTCAGCCAATTGAATCGGATACCTGAAGCCCTTGCGCTTTACCGCGCCGAAATCGATCGGAATCCCAACGATCCGGGTTTGTACGATGGACTCGCAGGCTTTCTGGGAGCGCACCAGAGAGCGGGCCAAGTCGAGCAGGTTTACCGGCTGGCGATGCAACGTTTTCAAGACCGGTCGTGGCGTCAGAAGCTGGCGAGGTTCTATCTGCGCAACCGGATGACCAGCGAGCTTCAGACACTATCCCATCAGATGATCGACACGTTCGCCGGCAGCGACGTCGAAGCGTATATGTCCGACGTCATCGCGGATCGAGATCTGGAACGCCGCCTTCAGGTCGACATCAACCTGTATGCGCTGAACCGCTTTCCTCACGATCTGAGATTCGTCCACAACCTCGTTTCACTCTATTCCGGCGATGCAACGGCGAACCCCACCGCGCTCATGCGGCTGCTCGGAGAGCACTGGTATGACGATGAGAGCATCCGGCGGATGTATTTCGAGCGTCTGGCAGCGGCGGGCTCGCTCGACACTGTCTTGCGAACTGCAGCGAATCTGCTGCCGCCCGCAAGCGCGATCAACTGGCGCGACGCAGAAGCGGCAAACCCGCTCATCACGCGGTTCATCGGAGAAGGTACGGCCTGGCAGTCGCACTTTGAGAGCGCAGCAACCATCATGCAGGCCGTGGCGGCGGCATACCCGTCCGACGTCCAATTTGCGGGACGTACCTCGGAGTTGTATCGATCGCTGGCGGATTACGACAAAAACCTCACGGCGGTTGCCGTAGCGATCGCGGAAGATCTGTCGCGCGCGGAACCGCGAGACCGGCAGCGGTTGACGCGCATCGGAGAGATTTACGCCGACCATGACATGCCCGGAGCGGCTGCGACGGCATGGAAACGGATTCCCGCGATCGAACCCGGCAAACCGGACGGCTATCTCGAAACCGCTACCGTCTTCTGGGATTACCTCCGACCCTCCGATGCGCTCGATTGGCTCCGCCACGGACGCGTGCAACTGAAGAATCCAACGCTGTGGTCGTACGAGGTCGGCGCCATCCTCGAGTCGGAAGATCTCCGTCGGGAGGCCGTCGCTGAATACATGCAGGGGGCGCTGAGCGGTTCCGATAACCGCTCCCGATCCCGCCTGATTGCGCTTGCGCCGCGCCCAAACTATAAGACTCTGGTTGATGAGCAGACGAAACGGAGGCTCGATGCATCACCGGCAAATCCGGGTGTGCTCGAACTGCGTCTCAGTGTGCTCCGTACCCAGAAACGCAATTCCGAAATCGAGCCCCTGCTGGCACAGGCGGCCGCCCACACGTCATCACGCGAACTGCTGCAATATGTCCGGAAGGTCGCAGACGAATCCAGCTTGAAGACCGTTCAAGCCACCATATTCCGCCGCGAAATCCAACTCGAAACGGATCCCAAGGAGAAATTGCGCCTGGGGATCGAGCTCGCCCGGCTCCTGGAAGCCGGCGGTGATCTTGCTGCCGGCCAGGCGCAGCTCGACTCTGTTTATCGGGCGAATACACTCATCGCCGGAGTCGTGCGCGCCACGGTGGACTACTACTGGAGGCACGACAAACCACGGGCGATTCGTGTGCTGTCCACGGCTGCAGACCACGCGCACCCGGCTCTCAAGAAAGATTACCTCGTCGAAACGATTCATAAATCGATCGAGGCCGGCGAGGCGGCCGAAGCTGTTCAGGCGGCGCAGCAGCTTCTCCGGATCGATCCGATCGATGGACAGTTTGTGGCGTTGATGGCCGACGCCCTGTCGGCAGGCGGCAGGCAGGCGGAGATTCAACAACTCTACACGTCGAAGATTTCGGAAATCCAGCAAGCCCAAATCGCGGCGGAAGACAAAACCGATCGCATTGCCGCCATGCGCCGCGGTTTGATTCCGGTGTTAACGCGCGAAAATAAATTCCTGGAAGCCATCGATCAGTACGTCGAGATTATCAATCGCTTCCCCGACGATACGAATCTTCTGGCGGAGGCCGGACGCTTTGCCACGCAGCACGATTTGCGGGCCCAGCTGATCGATTACTACACGAAGACGTCTGTGAACTCGCCGAAAGACCCGCGTTGGTTCATTGTGCTCGCGCGTCTTCAGACCCAATTCCGGGATTACCCTGCAGCGATCGATTCGTACGCAAAGGCCATTACCGCGCGCCCCGAAAGGCAGGATCTGCCCCTTGCCCGGGCGGACCTCGAAGAACGCACGCTGCGATTCGCGGATGCCATCAATACCTACAACCGCGTTTATGAGCTGAGCCACAGAAATCCAATCTGGCTCGAACACGTCGCAAAGCTTCAGGCGAGACTCGGCCAGAATCGCGAAGCAATCAATACCCTACAACGTGCCTATATCGATAACAGGCCGGAACCGGAGCGGCAATACGGAAAAGTCGCGACGATCCTGGAGGAAGCCGGCATGATCGACAATGCCGTGGATTTCATCCAGCGGCAGTCCGAAGCCAGTGAAGGCTATGTGCGGATCATGGCGAAAGCACGAAGGTACGACGACGCGATTCAACGCGTTTTCGACAACCAGGATATTAATGCCGCGCGCATTCTTGGAGAGACGGTCGCCACCTACTTCACACCTGAGGAAAGACAGACATTCTCCGCTCGTCTGGAGCCAAGACGGCAAAGAGCCAATCAGGCACAGCGCGCGCTCCTGATCAATATTGCGAGCGCTGCGCGGCTCTATGATCTCGAGGTTGCATTACGGATGGATGAAAATCCCGGATTTGGCGGCACCTTTGAAGTCCTGCAGGAACGCCGCATGCGCTTTGCGGAGCTGGCGCGCCAACTCGAGGACGTGGCGGGGCGGTCCGCCGTCGAGGTGAGGCTGAACTTGCTGATGTCCGCAATGCGGTCGTATGAAAGAATTGGCGCAACGGCGGACGAGCTTCAATTTTTTGAAAGACATCCCGAACTTCAAGTCAACGCCCAGCAGCGCTACTATGGACTTCTGGCGGAACAGCGGCCGGATGAACTCCTGAATGCCGCCGCCCGCTCAGGTCCCGATACGTCCAGCCTGATGGCAACCCAAGCGTTGATTGCGGCCGGAGATTCGTCTCGCGCCATTCAGTCGATCGAGCGGCAAAGAAGAAGTCCTGTCTGGACGAGCGCCTATACCGGTCTGACCGGCGTGTATTTCGGCTTGAACTCCCCGGAAGTGCCGGCAGCTTTCCAGAAAGCGCTGGGCTTGCCTCTGATTCAAGACCGCCTTGGCAAATCCGTCGATCGCAACAGCCAGCTGGCGGGGAGCATCTGGTTCTATTACGGACAACGGTTCGGCGAGTACCTGCGCAGCGAAAATCAGCCGCAGGCGGCAGACGACTATCTGTGGTCGGAGCTGGAAGCCCGGCCGGGCGATCCGCAAGCGTACCTGCAGATCGCGAGATATTACCGGCAAACGGCAGCGTCCGAGCGTGCGATCACCGAGTTCGGCCATGCCCTGGAGTTGAATCCGAATCAGCCGGCGGTTCATTCTGAGATCGCGCTCGTCGAATGGGATGCAGGCCGCCACAACGAAGCGCTGGTGGAATGGAAAAGCGCTTTGGACCAGCTGGCCAACCGGCCCAATGCGGGAGACGGCGCCCGCATCCTCAGCGATATTCGATCGCGGCAGCAGGAAAGTGTACTGCACCCCGAGATCGACAAAGCCCTCCGCGCCGCGGCACGCGGGCTGCAAGCCTGGGAATTTCCGCCGCTGCTTCAGGCTGCCTTCGAAGGTTCAACAGACAATCAGGAACTCGTGGATATTATCCAGTCTTCACGCGCGCCGAGCCAGTTGTTGATGACCTTGCTGAATCTCAATCCCTCGACTCCATGGCTCTCTGAGACCCAGCAGAAGCTGGTGTTCGAAACATCGATGAACCTGCTGGCTACGTCTCCGCTTGAACGATTCCAGTACCAGCAAATACGCGCGCAGTATCTGGGATATCTGCTGGACCACGACGATGCGGCTGGCGCCAGGAAGGTTCTCGATTCTTTCAGCGACGCAGAAAAGCGAGTCGATACCGTGCAAGTCGCCGAACTCCGCCTGGCGGCGATAGAGAACAAGCTGGCCGATGTCCTCGCGGGCTACACGCAAAGCCCGGCGGAAGCGCCTGCGGATTCGGCGCTGCAACAAACTGCGGAAATTCTCATCCATCTCGGAATGACGGATGCAAGTCAACAGGTTCTGGAGTTCCTGTACACCCGGCAGATTGAGAGCTCCGCCAATCCGGCAGCTTATCTGGGCCTTGCGGAAATCCGCGTGAAGCGGGGCCATCTCGATCAGGCAACGGATTTACTGACAACGCTCAGCCAGATCGACGCCGTACCATTCGATCATCTCATCGCATCGGCCCGAGTGTTTTCAGAAAACGCCCATCCCTCAGAAGCACAGCCATTTCTGAAGGTCCGAGTTCAAGCCGTACCGTGGGATTATGAGGCCCGGCTGGAATTGGCAAAGGTGGAAGCAGCGCTGAACCAGCTCACTCTCGCAATGGATGACCTGCAAAAGATCGTGAGCGCGTCCGCCGCTCCATACGACATTCGAACTCAGGCGGCGCAGGAACAGGCGAAAAACGGCACGGCGCCGGCGGATTCGACGGGCAGCCGAGAGCTGGACGTCCTCTCCAACAGAACT contains these protein-coding regions:
- a CDS encoding SpoIID/LytB domain-containing protein, translated to MSRRFYLCLLLLGTFLCLPASQQAALSLPDTVRVRLFSTTQPSELRLTTAGGESILINARQTTLPFRSAGPVTIQTVGGKPIRLQYPLEITADHGVLVIVNEIPFEEYVAAVLAGESLSFKSDESLKAMAVAVRTYAAHFLNRHQREAFNFCDTTHCQDFRITAVTERLRKAANDTRGEVLLYDSQPITAYYHEDCGGITEAQGPYLQQLKDPFCVSRGRKQWTAELTAADIQSVFGLSGATAIEIAGRTNSGRVQKLRITGNETRVMTAEAFRLEFGRKLGWDKIRSDLYEIHNSEGRFRFDGFGAGHGIGLCQDGAAVMGEQGFTHQQILAYYYPNTQLTRLGI
- a CDS encoding VIT and VWA domain-containing protein, with the translated sequence MRAWLIFLLVLPLAAADSGVLVPGNRNTPDPAILSLEEMTINIAIDNGTARVSVREIFANHTNQNQEGTYSFALPVRALLSDFAVWDELTRIPGVILERKRANEIYDQLRSQTIDPGLLEMGERGAEEAARSAEFTAKVTPIPARGTKRVEMEYNERLPVEQLSSVLSVPLKPDAYQAQVAGRLEININVLSDRPIQTFEGIAKAYPLKIDERTPNRIRASFSGNRVALTEDLGVKYTFDPATADSLRVLTYRNPSDMPATGFFQVSSLFGSGANAPDAANSNPRTVVLAFDSSLSMQWNKLDSSFQAFETVLHALRPQDQFNVVLFNSDVSLFATSLQPATADQIEHALAFVKQSRLRGGTNLGTALERALGQAGPNSYVVLFTDGGATQGSIRNSRLLSAFNAQWNKVPATQRPRMFVFAVGDDANLPLLKQLGSDNGVFEWARSSEPIDFKIQQFIAKIGRYPISSLRLSVAPASDTDMVYALEPSVFGGSQQVWIGEYKKPVSSAKFTASGQRDGKNLTLTANAPLPADATDHDLLPRTWAKGARRCPVGKDQSKRRRQGIYR
- a CDS encoding two-component regulator propeller domain-containing protein, with amino-acid sequence MREKLRWTVPIILAVVTGVALVSIVRARRAIEEARADVTRSAIAFDVHPFSASRPAMIDPLPAPPDFRAAQFFHNSLYIAGSGGLWIYDLTGNLQKTYETGLDLPPSPLVAVAVGTVAGDAEPKLWLATANAGILSFDGERFSQIRLQNNGLVRGLGNPTSLLILPTGLLLIGFSEGGVIRYDGATLAPLHPDLRNIPVTVLAGTEGDLWVGTRDRGVMHRQAGTTEIFQDQTGLQDNRVLSIAVFGERAFVGTPVGVTEFQDGKPLRKLADGIFSQSLLAAGNSLFVGTVDAGIVEVRLQNERPQALIPASDLEPRAVRHFMEADGKAFALTAGGLFEREPGAGVWNRRINIPGSRWTDRNISALSVDPDGRLWIGYFDRGIDIAGTDGSLNVTHVEDDQIFCVNRIVQDSYRNMTVVATANGIALFNPQGKILKRIREADGLISNHVSDVAVRADGLAAATAGGVTFLDARGPESIYAFHGLANNHVYTLGLNGSQLMAGTLGGLSVIEDGFVRKSYTTANSQLKQNWITAVVRVNDSWFIGTYGGGVMELDSHGQWSEFPDFPAQIVVNPNAMLVAGNHVLAGTLDRGLFVYNIPDHRWTPMTDGLPSLNVTALAQSSGNLFIGTDNGIIRMPIERLTP